One region of Quercus lobata isolate SW786 chromosome 2, ValleyOak3.0 Primary Assembly, whole genome shotgun sequence genomic DNA includes:
- the LOC115974736 gene encoding tetratricopeptide repeat protein SKI3 has product MEKTEEEESKEVVLRRLEESVNAHPDDPSLHFDLGVRLWENGEESNNKEKAAEHFVISAKLNPQNGAAFRYLGHYYSGVSLDTQRGLKCYQRAVSLNPDDLQSGEALCDLLDRDGKESLEVAVCREASEKSPRAFWAFRRLGYLQAHQKKWPEAVQSLQHAIRGYPACPELWQALGLAYQRLGRFTAALKSYGRAIELDNTNVFAMIESGNIFLMLGSFKEGVERFKQALEISPESVSARYGLASGLLGLAKAWINLGAFRWGASLLEEASEVAKTSTHLAENMSCIWKLHGDIQLAYAKCFPWMEEGQGLEFDVETFNASILSWKKTCILAAISAKCSYQRALHLAPWEANIYTDIAITADLISSLTMSDGNDFNDWQLSEKMALGALLLEGDNYEFWVALGCLSDHNALKQHALIRGLQLDVSLAVGWAYLGKLYREEGENQLARKAFDCARSIDPSLSLPWAGMSADFNARDPSPDEAFESCLRAVQISPFAEFQIGLAKLALFSGHLSSSQVFGAIQQAVQHAPQYPESHNLYGLVCEARFDYQSAAAAYRLARCAICSFPDSVPKSHTRDISLNLARSLCKAGNAIDALQECEDLKKEGMLDVEGLQVYAFSLWKLDKHDLALSVLRNLAASVSAMEQTSVASPVSFICRMLYFMSGLDSAISSILKMPKELFQNSGISFIVSAIHTLDTCDRLEPVVSSSRRALKSHEEITEMHFLIALGKLVKHGTEFCLGFQSGVAHLRKALHMYPNSSLIRNLLGYLLLSSKEWNDTHVATRCCNVDSTNYQNKGGLKSASEILGAGAVACYAVGNSNPKFSFPSCTYQCLNGHGAIQQLQKCLRREPWNHNIRYLLILNLLQKAREERFPHHLCIILKRLMSVALPSEVYSKTDNCYQKFQLLLCASEISLHSGNKTCCIDHAKNASKLLLPDAYLFFSHLQLCRAYVVEGDIINLQKEYIRCLELKTDYHIGWICLKFVESQYHVQTDLNILDLCFKECSTERDYSWNMWMAIFNLVFGLISIWNQDFLSAEEFLAQACSLAGAESCLFLCHGATCMELARQSRGSQFLSLAVKSLTEAQKTSLIPLPVVSVLLAQAEGSLSSKEKWERNLRLEWFAWPPEMRPAELFFQMHLLARQSKSDPKSPSNVEFCQSPEKWVLRAIHTNPSCIRYWKVLQKLMT; this is encoded by the exons atggAAAAAACg gaagaagaagaaagcaaagaaGTTGTTCTGAGACGGTTAGAGGAGTCAGTGAATGCACATCCTGATGATCCTTCTCTTCACTTTGATCTC ggagtgaGGTTGTGGGAGAATGGAGAAGAATCGAACAATAAGGAAAAGGCGGCGGAGCACTTTGTAATATCGGCGAAACTAAACCCTCAAAACGGTGCCGCATTTAGATATTTAGGGCATTATTACTCAGGAGTTTCCCTTGATACCCAACGGGGTCTCAAGTGTTATCAGAGAGCTGTTTCACTCAATCCTGATGACCTCCAATCcggg gaagcATTGTGTGATTTGTTGGATAGAGATGGGAAGGAGAGTTTGGAGGTGGCAGTGTGCAGAGAAGCTTCGGAAAAGTCACCGAGAGCTTTTTGGGCATTTCGGAGATTGGGTTACTTGCAG GCACATCAAAAGAAATGGCCTGAAGCTGTACAAAGTCTTCAACATGCCATTCGGGGCTATCCTGCCTGCCCTGAGTTATGGCAA GCTTTGGGTCTTGCTTACCAGCGTTTGGGCAGGTTCACTGCTGCTCTTAAG TCTTATGGGCGAGCCATTGAATTGGACAATACAAATGTATTTgctatgattgaaagtggaaaCATCTTTTTGATGCTTGGCTCCTTTAAAGAG GGAGTTGAGCGGTTTAAGCAAGCTCTAGAGATTTCACCTGAAAGTGTGTCTGCACGGTATGGGCTTGCTTCTGGGCTACTTGGTTTGGCAAAGGCATGGATTAACTTGGGAGCATTCAGATGGGGAGCTTCATTATTAGAG GAAGCATCTGAGGTTGCAAAAACAAGTACACATTTGGCTGAGAATATGTCATGTATTTGGAAGTTACATGGTGATATTCAG CTTGCATATGCAAAGTGTTTTCCATGGATGGAGGAAGGCCAGGGTTTAGAATTTGATGTGGAAACTTTTAATGCTTCTATTCTTTCTTGGAAGAAAACCTGCATTTTAGCTGCCATATCTGCCAAATGTTCTTATCAGCGAGCTTTGCACTTGGCCCCATGGGAAGCTAATATCTATACTGACATTGCAATAACTGCAGATCTTATATCCTCCCTAACCATGAGTGATGGAAACGACTTCAATGATTG GCAGCTATCAGAGAAGATGGCTTTGGGGGCTTTGTTACTTGAGGGTGACAATTATGAGTTTTGGGTAGCATTGGGATGCTTGTCTGACCATAATGCATTGAAACAACATGCCTTAATTAGGGGATTGCAATTGGACGTATCTCTAGCTGTTGGTTGGGCATACCTTGGGAAG CTCTATCGGGAAGAGGGTGAAAACCAATTGGCAAGGAAAGCATTTGATTGTGCCAGAAGTATAGATCCTTCACTTTCATTACCATGGGCAGGCATGTCAGCGGATTTTAATGCTAG GGATCCTTCACCAGATGAAGCTTTTGAAAGCTGCCTGCGAGCTGTGCAGATATCACCT TTTGCAGAATTCCAAATTGGTCTTGCAAAGCTTGCTCTGTTTTCAGGGCATCTCTCATCTTCACAG GTTTTTGGAGCTATCCAGCAGGCCGTCCAACATGCGCCTCAATATCCTGAATCCCATAATTTATATGGGCTGGTTTGTGAGGCAAGATTTGATTATCAATCTGCTGCTGCTGCTTATCGGCTAGCACGCTGTGCAATCTGCAGTTTTCCAGACAGTGTTCCAAAATCTCATACCAGAGATATATCATTAAATTTGGCAAGATCTCTTTGTAAG GCAGGGAATGCTATAGATGCTTTACAGGAATGTGAAGATTTGAAGAAAGAAG GTATGCTTGACGTGGAAGGCCTTCAAGTATATGCTTTCTCTTTATGGAAACTTGATAAACATGACTTGGCTCTTTCTGTGTTGAGAAATCTGGCTGCGAGTGTTTCTGCAATGGAGCAGACATCTGTGGCCTCCCCTGTTAGTTTCATCTGTAGAATGCTGTATTTCATGTCTGGACTAGATTCAGCAATTAGTAGTATACTGAAAATGCCAAAGGAACTCTTTCAGAATTCAGGAATTAGTTTTATAGTGTCTGCCATTcatactcttgatacatgtgatCGGCTTGAGCCAGTTGTTTCAAGCAGCCGGCGCGCTCTTAAATCTCATGAAGAGATCACTGAAATGCACTTTTTGATAGCACTTGGTAAACTG GTTAAACATGGAACAGAATTTTGCCTTGGATTTCAGTCTGGTGTGGCTCATCTTAGAAAAGCTCTTCACATGTACCCTAACAGTAGTTTGATAAG GAACCTACTTGGCTATCTTTTGCTATCTAGCAAGGAATGGAATGATACTCACGTTGCAACTAGGTGCTGCAATGTAGACAGCACTAACTATCAAAATAAAGGAGGTTTGAAATCAGCAAGCGAAATCCTTGGTGCTGGAGCAGTTGCTTGTTATGCCGTTGGCAATAGCAATCCCAAGTTTTCTTTCCCATCATGTACATACCAGTGCCTGAATGGACATGGAGCTATCCAGCAGTTGCAGAA ATGCCTGCGTCGAGAACCATGGAATCATAATATCCGTTACTTGCTTATACTCAATTTACTACAAAAGGCTCGTGAAGAGAGATTTCCTCATCATCTCTGTATTATACTCAAGCGGTTAATGTCTGTGGCCCTTCCTAGTGAAGTTTACTCTAAGACAGACAATTGTTATCAAAAGTTTCAGCTTTTACTTTGTGCTTCTGAGATCAGCTTGCATAGTGGGAATAAAACTTGCTGCATCGACCATGCCAAAAATGCTTCAAAGCTTTTGCTTCCTGATGCTTATCTCTTCTTTTCACACTTACAATTATGTCGTGCCTATGTTGTAGAAGGTGATATTATAAATCTTCAGAAAGAGTACATAAGATGCTTGGAGCTCAAGACAGATTATCATATTGGTTGGATATGTCTTAAATTTGTGGAATCTCAATATCATGTGCAAACTGATTTGAACATCTTAGACTTGTGCTTTAAAGAATGCTCAACAGAGAGGGATTATTCATGGAATATGTGGATGGCTATATTTAATCTGGTGTTTGGTTTGATTTCTATATGGAACCAGGATTTCCTTTCTGCAGAAGAGTTTCTTGCACAAGCTTGTTCATTGGCTGGTGCTGAGAGCTGCCTCTTTCTCTGTCATG GTGCCACCTGTATGGAGCTTGCCAGGCAGTCACGTGGTTCACAGTTCTTATCACTTGCTGTAAAGAGTCTCACTGAAGCTCAAAAAACTTCTCTCATTCCCTTACCTGTTGTCTCGGTGTTGCTGGCTCAGGCCGAGGGAAGCCTCAGTTCTAAAGAGAAGTGGGAGAGAAACCTCCGTCTTGAATGGTTTGCTTGGCCACCAG AGATGAGGCCTGCAGAACTCTTTTTTCAAATGCATTTGCTTGCAAGACAATCAAAATCAGATCCCAAATCTCCATCCAATGTGGAGTTCTGTCAGAGTCCGGAGAAATGGGTTCTTCGGGCGATCCATACAAACCCTTCCTGTATTAGATATTGGAAGGTTTTGCAGAAGCTTATGACATGA